GTTATACGTTCAATATCAGATAATGCAAATACAGGAGCTCACATGGACTTTGAAAAGTTCAAGTATATAGCAGTTGAAAACTCAAGTAATATATTAAAAACAATGATGAATAATATGTAAAAATAAAAGCTAGTATTTGAAATACTAGCTTTTATTTATTATATGTTATTTACAAATCCTCTTGCATATTCAATAGCTGCTTCTAATGAATGATCTCTATAGTTTCCACATTGAATTTCATTTGCAGCTGGAATTTCTTTTGTTTCTACTACAAGCTTTAATGCATTAACTAGAGGCTTTTTAATTTCTTCTTCTGTTTTGTCACCCCATATAGTAAAATAGAATCCTGTTCTACATCCCATAGGTGATAGATCTATTATTTCTTCTCCTATTCCTTCGTCCCTTAAGTAAACTGCTAGTAAGTGTTCTAATGTATGTATACCACCTGTTTGCATTTCTCCTTTATTTGGTTGCATAAATCTTAAATCAAACTTTGATACTACATCCCCTTTTTCTCCCTTATATAA
The sequence above is a segment of the Gottschalkia purinilytica genome. Coding sequences within it:
- a CDS encoding S-ribosylhomocysteine lyase; amino-acid sequence: MKVESFELDHTKVKAPYIRKASLYKGEKGDVVSKFDLRFMQPNKGEMQTGGIHTLEHLLAVYLRDEGIGEEIIDLSPMGCRTGFYFTIWGDKTEEEIKKPLVNALKLVVETKEIPAANEIQCGNYRDHSLEAAIEYARGFVNNI